The Anabaena sp. WA102 genome contains a region encoding:
- a CDS encoding IMS domain-containing protein produces the protein MRIPLDYYRILGLPLAANEEQLRQAYSDRIVQLPRREYSTTSISSRKKLIEEAYMVLLNTDERKAYDQLYLAHVYTPSKTADTGSQENLVDTNSKDQDAQSLSIEITPERFIGSLLILQELGEYELVLKLGRPYLVNKPSPISLKTGHRTTQAETPENPDLPDIILTVSLACLELGREEWQQGHYENAAISLETGEELLAREGLFPSVRAEMTADLYKLRPYRILELLALPQTQIPKRRQGLELLQSILEDRGGIDGTGNDQSGLNIDDFLRFIQQIRHYLTVSEQHKLFELESKRPSAVATYLAVYSLIARGFAQRQPALIRQAKQLLMQLGKRQDVHLEQSLCALLMGQTEEATRVLELSQEYEALAFIREKSQDSPDLLPGLCLYSEQWLQQEVFPHFRDLAKQQASLKDYFADRQVQAYLESLPNDAQITNEWAVINHQSFPQPDIHHSRHHNNNTTQTPQHHQPVNPELPETHPRPQPESSQGSIPRWNHPSTDGNEGNQISQIPLTAANPNRRTHPVNDHPTAVTNQQPPKRRRRKPTANTLPQRFIQSQANFLSSLDPKTRLVWLVFFSLGGVLIFSLLVSTTFGLVKNIFFPSPSLKGEQLAIQLNQPPINIPDPNSEPEATNNEELTKETAKEVIETWLSAKTSALGQNHDIDGLKEILTGAVLSQWQSVAQQEQEDQRHRQYKHNVEIVTVSNKGTDKDYVSVDAQVQEVTKFYQNSQQQKSSSENLRVRYDLVRKEGKWLIQKMSVIQNFL, from the coding sequence GTGCGAATTCCGCTCGATTATTACCGAATTCTAGGATTACCGTTGGCGGCAAATGAGGAACAATTGCGACAGGCATACAGCGATCGCATTGTCCAATTGCCCCGACGGGAATATTCGACTACATCTATATCTTCTCGCAAGAAGCTGATTGAAGAAGCTTATATGGTTTTATTAAATACCGATGAGCGCAAAGCCTACGATCAGCTTTATCTGGCTCACGTTTATACTCCTAGCAAAACTGCTGACACAGGTTCACAGGAAAATCTAGTAGATACCAACTCCAAAGACCAAGATGCTCAAAGTCTCAGCATCGAAATCACCCCAGAGCGATTTATTGGTTCTTTGTTAATACTCCAAGAACTAGGAGAATATGAATTAGTATTAAAACTCGGTCGCCCGTACCTAGTTAATAAACCTAGTCCAATTAGTCTCAAAACAGGTCATCGTACTACCCAAGCAGAAACTCCTGAAAACCCAGACCTACCAGACATTATCCTCACCGTCTCCCTAGCTTGCCTAGAACTAGGACGGGAGGAATGGCAGCAAGGTCACTATGAAAATGCCGCCATATCTTTAGAAACTGGTGAGGAGTTATTAGCACGGGAAGGCTTATTTCCCAGCGTCCGCGCCGAAATGACCGCTGATCTTTACAAACTGCGTCCCTATCGCATCTTGGAACTATTAGCACTACCACAAACACAGATTCCCAAACGTCGGCAAGGATTAGAATTATTACAAAGTATCTTAGAAGATCGTGGCGGCATTGATGGCACGGGCAACGATCAATCAGGACTTAACATAGATGACTTTTTACGATTTATCCAACAAATTCGCCATTATTTAACAGTCTCAGAACAGCATAAACTCTTTGAATTAGAAAGTAAACGCCCCTCAGCCGTGGCTACATATTTAGCAGTATATTCCTTAATCGCCAGAGGTTTTGCCCAACGCCAACCAGCATTAATTCGTCAAGCCAAGCAACTATTAATGCAATTAGGCAAACGCCAAGACGTGCATTTAGAACAATCCCTTTGTGCTTTACTCATGGGACAAACGGAAGAAGCCACCCGCGTCTTAGAACTAAGTCAAGAATATGAAGCCTTAGCTTTTATTCGGGAAAAATCGCAAGACTCACCAGACCTATTACCCGGACTATGCTTATACAGTGAACAATGGTTACAGCAAGAAGTATTTCCCCACTTTCGAGATTTGGCAAAACAGCAAGCCTCTTTAAAAGATTACTTTGCCGATAGACAAGTACAAGCTTATCTAGAATCTTTACCCAACGATGCCCAAATTACCAATGAATGGGCAGTAATTAACCATCAATCCTTTCCCCAGCCAGATATTCATCATTCCCGTCACCATAATAATAACACCACACAAACACCACAACATCATCAACCAGTCAATCCTGAGTTACCAGAAACCCATCCTCGACCTCAACCTGAATCTTCCCAGGGTTCTATACCGAGGTGGAATCATCCATCAACAGATGGAAATGAGGGAAATCAAATATCACAAATACCCTTAACAGCAGCAAACCCAAACAGAAGAACACATCCAGTTAATGATCATCCGACGGCAGTAACAAACCAGCAGCCTCCCAAACGCAGAAGACGCAAACCCACTGCTAATACACTTCCCCAGCGATTCATCCAGTCTCAAGCTAATTTTCTCAGTAGTCTAGATCCAAAAACACGCTTAGTTTGGTTAGTTTTTTTCTCATTGGGAGGAGTATTAATTTTTTCGTTATTAGTATCAACAACTTTTGGCTTGGTCAAAAATATCTTCTTTCCCAGTCCATCATTAAAGGGAGAACAGTTAGCAATACAACTAAATCAACCACCCATCAACATTCCTGACCCCAACAGCGAACCTGAAGCCACCAATAATGAAGAACTGACCAAGGAGACAGCAAAGGAAGTAATTGAAACTTGGTTATCTGCCAAAACCTCAGCTTTGGGGCAAAATCATGACATTGATGGTTTAAAGGAAATTTTAACAGGTGCAGTTTTATCCCAATGGCAGTCAGTAGCCCAGCAAGAACAAGAAGATCAACGCCATCGCCAGTACAAGCATAATGTGGAAATAGTCACTGTCTCTAACAAGGGTACAGACAAAGATTATGTATCTGTAGATGCTCAAGTACAAGAAGTTACCAAGTTCTATCAAAATAGTCAGCAGCAAAAGTCTTCTAGTGAAAACTTGCGGGTTCGTTATGATTTGGTTCGCAAAGAAGGCAAATGGCTGATTCAGAAAATGTCAGTGATTCAGAATTTTTTGTAA
- a CDS encoding DUF3067 family protein: MTGKELRQLLIDKWGQPYDVQFRRTQGKIFLQIMWKYFGQASFPMSEIDYQDHLDSIANYLNALGGIQQVQTFILETKERPRLGKAVSIPLDLGERASEWIV, encoded by the coding sequence ATGACCGGAAAGGAATTACGCCAACTGTTGATTGATAAATGGGGACAACCTTATGATGTCCAGTTTCGCCGCACCCAAGGCAAAATATTTCTGCAAATCATGTGGAAATACTTTGGACAAGCTTCTTTCCCCATGAGCGAAATAGATTATCAAGATCATCTGGACAGCATTGCCAATTATCTTAATGCTTTAGGCGGAATACAACAAGTACAAACTTTTATTCTAGAAACTAAAGAGCGTCCTCGTCTTGGTAAAGCAGTTAGCATACCTCTTGATTTGGGTGAACGCGCTTCAGAATGGATTGTTTAA
- a CDS encoding DUF4912 domain-containing protein yields the protein MAKERPPLEEMTLRQLRKVASEYCISRYSRMRKSQLLASIEDVQHSKFSLSSSPNLEAQETVEAAKFELGQEDRTGGSLADVDEALADLPAGYGDSRIVLLPRDPQWAYTYWDIPNDHKEALRRQGGQTLALRIYDVTDVDLDYQSPHSIQEYPADELAREWYLPIPVSDRDYVIDVGYRTADGGWLVLARSARVHIPPVYPADWIEDVFITVDFEEDLRGKTFYELVPPSKKLPTATATAAAGGGNPIYEQIFGLAESAEAQRVAGSIFGSMQHVPGSAAPEQALSSYVFPSGVGMWAIPTVSGLTMSGVGMSGFSASAVPARPRKFWLVADAELIVYGATEPDATVTIGGRPIKLNSDGTFRFQMSFQDGLIDYPILAVAADGEQTRSIHMKFERETPSRNTNTKDEAVLEWMV from the coding sequence ATGGCAAAGGAACGCCCACCGCTAGAAGAGATGACCTTACGGCAATTACGCAAAGTTGCCAGTGAATATTGTATATCTCGTTATAGCAGAATGCGGAAATCGCAGTTATTAGCATCAATTGAAGACGTTCAGCATAGTAAATTCTCGCTCAGTTCATCCCCTAATCTGGAGGCACAAGAAACCGTGGAAGCAGCAAAATTTGAGTTAGGTCAAGAAGATCGGACTGGTGGTTCTCTCGCTGATGTTGATGAAGCACTAGCAGATTTACCAGCTGGTTATGGTGACAGTCGGATTGTTCTGTTACCTCGTGATCCTCAATGGGCTTACACTTACTGGGATATTCCTAACGACCATAAAGAAGCACTGCGTCGTCAAGGTGGACAAACCCTAGCTTTGCGGATTTATGATGTCACTGATGTTGATCTAGATTATCAAAGTCCCCACAGTATTCAAGAATACCCTGCTGATGAACTAGCGAGAGAATGGTATTTGCCAATTCCCGTGAGCGATCGCGATTATGTGATAGATGTCGGTTATCGCACCGCTGATGGTGGTTGGTTGGTATTAGCGCGTTCCGCGAGAGTGCATATTCCCCCCGTCTATCCTGCTGACTGGATTGAAGATGTCTTCATCACCGTAGACTTTGAAGAAGACCTACGTGGTAAGACCTTCTACGAACTAGTTCCCCCATCCAAGAAATTACCAACTGCTACTGCTACTGCTGCTGCGGGTGGTGGAAATCCCATTTACGAACAAATCTTTGGTCTAGCAGAATCCGCTGAAGCTCAACGGGTTGCAGGTTCTATATTCGGTTCTATGCAGCACGTCCCCGGTTCTGCTGCTCCCGAACAAGCTCTCAGTTCCTACGTTTTCCCATCTGGTGTAGGTATGTGGGCTATTCCTACCGTATCTGGTTTAACTATGTCCGGTGTGGGAATGTCCGGTTTCTCCGCTTCTGCTGTTCCTGCGCGTCCTCGCAAATTCTGGTTAGTTGCTGATGCTGAATTGATTGTCTACGGTGCAACCGAACCTGATGCAACTGTAACCATTGGTGGTCGTCCCATTAAACTTAATTCCGATGGTACATTCCGCTTCCAAATGTCTTTCCAAGATGGTTTAATTGACTACCCAATTTTAGCTGTTGCGGCTGATGGTGAACAAACCCGTTCTATTCACATGAAGTTTGAGCGCGAAACACCTTCTCGTAATACTAATACTAAAGATGAAGCTGTTTTGGAATGGATGGTATAA